The proteins below come from a single Mauremys mutica isolate MM-2020 ecotype Southern unplaced genomic scaffold, ASM2049712v1 Super-Scaffold_100463, whole genome shotgun sequence genomic window:
- the LOC123361309 gene encoding condensin-2 complex subunit H2-like: MENVESRFLHLLQPIRDLTKNWEVDVAAQLGEYLEELDQICISFDGGQTTMNFIEAALLIQGSACIYSKKVEYLYSLVYQALDFISNKKRDKQPTSMGEDGTDTDVSAGPRTEEEEFLSLDDIKDTNVVSLDMKKDHQPNTVNIVPLTPMALVPPEETEKKDNPLFSRKGEILASRKDFRMNTCTPHASGAFMLELAGLSPTQCFQARRQAGDLGSATGGQTAAPGSGNAPMEVSACETPVPVLNFSENEGAVAPDGGGGGDDDDAGGGGGDFLPDAPEGGVETSPAAVEHIHQQKSVPEGKGYMLRERAPAVEPSVHIKEMLDPWRSLDPFDNSEDKPFKKGISYGDQLVASCGRLGEWHSFASLVAGKPAFEVCRSMLASLQLANDCTVEISQQAGLEEAVDTMRLRLLTQERAHERFRTYLAPSVSN; encoded by the exons CTGGACCAGATCTGCATTTCCTTCGACGGCGGCCAAACCACCATGAACTTCATAGAGGCGGCTCTGCTGATCCAGGGTTCTGCCTGCATCTACAGCAAGAAG GTGGAATATCTCTactctcttgtttaccaggcccTCGACTTCATCTCCAACAAAAA GCGGGACAAACAGCCTACGTCCATGGGGGAGGACGGCACCGACACTGACGTGAGCGCTGGGCCCAggacggaggaggaggag TTCCTTTCATTGGATGACATCAAGGACACCAACGTGGTGAGCTTGGACATGAAGAAAGATCACCAGCCTAAT ACTGTGAACATTGTCCCCTTGACGCCGATGGCCCTGGTACCCCCAGAGGAGACAGAAAAGAAGGACAACCCCCTGTTCAG CCGGAAGGGGGAGATCCTGGCCAGCCGGAAGGATTTCCGCATGAACACGTGCACCCCTCACGCCAGCGGAGCCTTCATGCTGGAGCTGGCGGGCCTCTCACCCACGCAGTGCTTCCAAGCAAGACGCCAGGCTGGGGACCTTGGCAGTGCTACAG GAGGGCAGACTGCCGCCCCGGGATCTGGAAACGCGCCCATGGAGGTCAGTGCCTGTGAGACTCCTGTCCCAGTCTTGAACTTCTCTGAAAATGAAG GCGCTGTGGCACCagacgggggtggtggtggtgatgacgatgatgcaggaggaggaggaggtgatttCTTGCCTGATGCCCCAGAAGGGGGCGTGGAGACCAGTCCTGCTGCTGTCGAGCACATTCATCAGCAGAAG AGTGTGCCCGAGGGCAAGGGGTACATGCTGCGGGAACGGGCCCCGGCCGTGGAGCCCAGTGTCCACATCAAG GAGATGCTGGATCCGTGGCGAAGCCTTGACCCCTTTGACAACTCTGAGGATAAGCCCTTTAAGAAAG GTATCAGCTACGGGGACCAGCTGGTGGCGAGCTGTGGGCGGCTGGGCGAGTGGCACTCCTTCGCCAGCCTGGTGGCGGGGAAGCCGGCCTTCGAGGTGTGTCGCTCCATGCTGGCCTCGCTCCAGCTG GCCAATGACTGCACGGTGGAAATCAGCCagcaggcaggcctggaggaggcGGTGGACACCATGCGGCTGCGCCTCCTGACCCAAGAGCGAGCACACGAGCGATTCCGCACCTACCTGGCCCCCTCTGTGTCAAACTGA